In one Kluyveromyces marxianus DMKU3-1042 DNA, complete genome, chromosome 4 genomic region, the following are encoded:
- the TRS85 gene encoding Trs85p, which translates to MSLRFSYEKYMNLIQYPEHWGNPIPQEISKKVIYNTLSPCICVQSNSVLDNHLREMYNIDSVSMLFRYFGDYIQDRDQIASASNLNLDGVNNGGAGVKSRRRHRSDSLSQRQASECVRFTRSLEDLISIDSEDHILQPNDIDRFLSQYLEKLEPLMEKHDSPSKILKHSIYHRFFITLSSINLSRYHTFHHPVAALLPIDITKGQGYDYAKEILISFKNLHNNLSHFPEFININDILPIFVLCYDENSREQWEAVQSLIKSLKKQLFVESVPIPLFTTYEHAPLTTLHSPITVSLHEQVFSMSNPVSINVPSILLNHIYDTITSIVEGLMIPFMHRKLVFWDETVLQPRKSIFQSNKFFRKFISPKTNHPTPHKIIKNQDTGAEDIMFPAGSPEFLLRKLADWSFMLSDFKKAYSIYDLLTKDFEAYPQYLAPCLEAKSVSLLMGAQNIITAKTIKTEVDPLMKRAIEQYKKEDGKHDLHLIHCILTFSDLLLSLSDTWVSSPLAINYLTYILNFNLLGPYASVIIWERIAYAYEICIDLRVSEHTLPRVDELKALDIDDESRESIAEKGNDYEENRWENPDKLVFDNLRSEGLTRFRKYSLYQLVAAKKWTELHKDNQAKWCMYQATPVYEKLKLSKREDGLFHRLNVSLS; encoded by the coding sequence ATGTCATTGAGATTCTCTTATGAGAAGTATATGAACCTTATACAGTACCCGGAACACTGGGGAAACCCAATACCCCAAGAAATATCCAAGAAAGTGATCTATAACACCTTGTCACCCTGTATATGCGTTCAGAGTAATTCTGTACTCGATAACCACCTAAGAGAAATGTATAACATCGATTCGGTTTCGATGTTATTTCGATACTTTGGCGATTACATTCAAGATAGAGATCAAATCGCATCTGCAAGTAATCTAAATCTAGATGGGGTAAATAATGGGGGCGCAGGGGTGAAATCTAGGAGAAGACATCGTTCAGACTCTTTATCCCAGAGACAAGCATCTGAATGCGTACGATTCACGCGATCCCTTGAAGACCTTATTTCGATAGACTCAGAGGATCATATTCTACAACCTAATGATATCGATCGATTTCTCTCACAATATCTAGAGAAACTAGAACCTTTGATGGAGAAACATGATAGCCCTAGTAAAATTTTAAAGCATTCCATTTATCACCGATTTTTCATCACACTCTCCTCCATAAACCTCTCGCGATACCATACTTTCCATCATCCAGTAGCGGCCCTCTTACCAATAGATATCACAAAAGGGCAAGGCTATGATTATGCGAAAGAGATTCTAATCAGCTTCAAAAATTTGCATAATAACCTAAGCCATTTCCCCGAATTCATCAACataaatgatattttaCCCATATTCGTTCTTTGTTATGATGAGAATTCTAGGGAACAATGGGAGGCTGTACAGTCTCTTATCAAGAGCTTAAAAAAACAGTTGTTCGTAGAGAGTGTTCCAATTCCTCTCTTCACCACTTACGAACATGCTCCACTAACCACATTGCATTCACCAATTACTGTATCATTACACGAACAAGTATTCAGCATGTCAAATCCAGTGTCAATTAACGTACCATCAATTCTACTGAACCACATTTATGATACGATCACATCTATAGTAGAGGGTCTGATGATTCCTTTTATGCATAGGAAGCTAGTATTTTGGGATGAAACTGTCTTACAACCTCGAAAGAGTATATTTCAAAGCAACAAATTCTTCAGAAAGTTTATATCCCCCAAAACTAATCACCCTACTCCACAtaaaataattaaaaacCAGGATACAGGCGCAGAAGATATTATGTTCCCTGCTGGATCCCCCGAGTTTCTTTTAAGGAAACTTGCAGATTGGTCATTCATGTTATCTGACTTCAAAAAGGCATATTCGATCTATGATTTGTTAACCAaagattttgaagcatATCCTCAATATTTAGCTCCATGTCTTGAAGCAAAGtctgtttctttattaATGGGTGCCCAAAATATTATAACTGCTAAAACGATTAAAACAGAAGTCGATCCATTGATGAAACGCGCCATTGAGCAGtataaaaaagaagatggaaaaCATGACCTTCATTTAATACATTGCATTTTGACATTTTCCGATTTGCTACTCTCCCTAAGTGACACATGGGTTTCATCTCCATTGGCAATAAACTATCTTACTTATATTCTAAACTTCAATTTATTGGGTCCGTATGCTTCTGTTATCATTTGGGAAAGAATTGCATATGCTTACGAGATTTGTATTGATCTGAGAGTTAGTGAACATACTTTACCGAGAGTCGATGAACTGAAGGCACTAGATATAGACGATGAAAGTAGAGAAAGCATTGCTGAGAAAGGTAACGATtatgaagaaaatagaTGGGAGAATCCTGATAAATTGGTGTTTGATAATTTAAGGTCTGAAGGTTTAACAAGATTTAGAAAATATTCTCTATACCAACTAGTTGCTGCAAAAAAATGGACTGAACTACACAAGGATAACCAGGCCAAGTGGTGTATGTACCAAGCCACACCCGTTTACgagaaattaaaattatCCAAGAGAGAAGATGGCCTATTCCATAGATTAAATGTTTCCCTATCTTGA
- the RAX2 gene encoding Rax2p codes for MVYMLKQIISLCVLIYLTGFTLGSQLSNIEKLLNISHYETPKWSPPDVTYMNDFGDLTIISYTGEQNFTIQANDSALLYYSNDTFVKLFDTAQDAKIEKIVPYQDDSFILSGSGQINGIDLGHQVLLNLTSLTTKPLLSNPIKNVNALLAVNNSVIIAGNFSYKVSNVTGHGVVMWDGSDNSTKLLPFGGFSDNSTVNSIVQLDNENILFAGEFQNIQNSTLLRQLSNGSNGTSHKDIADLQFDQSVSLKLSSVIGGNVQQDALFCPSSGDSNGWLVSGSVPSSLQINLKNEIRPSKVRIYNSLDQDSEVSLFRIITSPSNGIMNLTYLDPSSGEIKQCDAWCPLLSSKTLTELYQNSSSAIRSVPIDNNSTNLKWSDSYQEFAFVNDVPVTMLQFFALDSYGSNVALHSVELFETEFMVYANNTYNEPNCESTTDYSKSELSADNWYIINSGSNYMATNIQNNKPYVNFFPNITYPGQYTLNMYTPGCLNDNSCSQRGIVNVTLMDPSSNEILATKLIYQTNDQDKFDPLFSGFLQSTPEVILSWDQALGENSIMVADRLGVITESIDTKKIYGNSTFELNGLFQYNTKNISKPFSETNDTLSNYAVDNFPGNASLFAALFGDELLIAGNFNGISKVDLDNDTLISSSQRLGTTGFTTGIFEYSEGLLFTGSFDANGQNQHEILSYDGNSFNSFGQLSEDIANVVNFTVDGSELLLFDQAYIFNVSSNGYISNSSTFAISGVSSGANRHNDSLLFGSILKKTIGNLNDMAVLSPDGQVSSPNLPQFPATYRPYKATYINDTTVVYALQEVNNNSTSYRVVLTSTNSTSSQLLQLEWSEPINTLLFNERENILAIGTNGTSKLNQNDVQFSVVNLTGFESVAKQSFDGTQCVNSMVSFEKNNSILVGGSYKVEGCQDICLYDYRSDQWKNFLNGSISGKINQLQFSNEGSTLLIGGLLQVDNKTDIQLLSLNLTSNNLSVIKSGSKPLVSFSLIGQSIDNIIAQTEDDLEQIQNGNVKSILPQLNENSSIAGFTVLSYQNSKKRADTSHIILLDGELNAHDFGTLNSMVYDDASQEWSPFFVTSGSKDSQNQLPGSFFQDIDNLYLSSSQTVLTSNNSSHAPVSTPKPTPTKKPSHKKKNKINRGWIVLIGLALALATISVIGLIGALFSYLFMSHKGYESLKPRINQDEMLDTIPPEKLMKFI; via the coding sequence ATGGTTTACATGctcaaacaaataatatCACTATGCGTACTCATATATTTAACCGGATTTACGCTGGGAAGTCAACTATCGAATATTGAGAAGCTACTCAACATAAGCCATTATGAAACTCCTAAGTGGAGTCCTCCTGATGTGACGTATATGAATGATTTCGGGGATCTCACAATTATATCGTACACGGGCGAACAAAATTTTACCATACAGGCGAACGATTCGGCATTACTATACTATAGTAACGATACTTTCGTAAAGCTATTTGACACGGCACAGGATGcaaaaatcgaaaaaatTGTGCCATATCAGGATgattcttttattttatctgGATCTGGGCAAATTAATGGGATTGATTTGGGCCACCAAGTATTATTGAACTTAACCAGCCTCACTACTAAACCATTATTGTCAAACCCAATTAAAAATGTTAATGCTCTATTAGCTGTAAATAACAGCGTAATCATTGCAGGTAATTTTTCCTACAAAGTTTCCAATGTGACTGGTCATGGTGTTGTTATGTGGGACGGATCTGACAATTCAACAAAGCTTCTTCCTTTTGGGGGATTCAGTGATAATTCCACTGTTAATTCTATCGTTCAGCTCGATAATGAGAATATTCTATTCGCTGGTGAgtttcaaaatattcaaaactCTACTTTACTGAGGCAGCTTTCGAATGGATCAAATGGTACATCGCATAAAGATATAGCGGATCTACAGTTTGATCAGTCCGTTTCTTTGAAGCTGTCTTCGGTTATAGGTGGTAACGTTCAGCAAGATGCCTTATTCTGCCCTTCTAGTGGTGATTCAAACGGATGGTTAGTCTCGGGGAGCGTACCTTCTAGTTTACAaataaatttgaagaatgagATTCGCCCTTCAAAGGTGAGAATCTATAATTCTTTAGATCAGGATTCCGAAGTGTCTTTGTTTAGAATCATCACTTCCCCTTCCAATGGTATTATGAACTTGACGTACTTGGATCCATCTTCAGGAGAAATTAAGCAGTGTGATGCATGGTGTCCACTACTCTCCTCAAAAACTTTAACTGAGCTATATcaaaactcttcttctgctatTAGATCAGTGCCTATAGACAACAATAGTACTAATCTAAAGTGGTCTGACTCATATCAAGAATTTGCTTTTGTAAACGATGTTCCTGTAACAATGCTCCAATTTTTCGCTTTGGATTCTTATGGAAGTAATGTTGCTCTTCACTCAGTCGAATTATTCGAGACGGAATTCATGGTGTATGCGAATAATACATACAACGAACCAAACTGTGAATCCACAACCGATTATTCGAAATCTGAACTATCTGCTGATAACTGGTACATCATTAATAGTGGTAGTAATTATATGGCCACTAACATTCAAAATAATAAGCCCTACGTCAACTTCTTCCCCAACATTACATATCCTGGTCAATACACGTTAAACATGTATACACCAGGATGTCTGAATGATAATTCATGCTCCCAGAGGGGAATTGTAAACGTAACATTGATGGATCCTTCAAGCAATGAAATTCTCGCTACCAAATTAATTTACCAAACCAATGATCAAGATAAATTCGATCCTTTATTCAGTGGTTTCCTACAATCAACGCCAGAAGTCATTCTTTCGTGGGATCAGGCTCTTGGTGAGAACTCCATTATGGTTGCAGATAGATTGGGTGTTATAACGGAATCAATTGATACTAAGAAAATCTATGGTAACTCTACATTTGAATTGAACGGTCTCTTCCAGTACAACACCAAAAATATATCTAAACCTTTTTCTGAAACAAATGACACTCTATCAAATTATGCAGTCGATAACTTCCCAGGCAATGCAAGTCTATTCGCAGCTCTGTTTGGTGATGAATTATTGATTGCCGGAAACTTCAATGGAATCTCTAAAGTTGATCTAGATAACGACActttaatttcatcatcacagAGACTTGGAACAACTGGCTTTACTACTGgtatttttgaatattcaGAGGGTTTACTTTTTACAGGTTCTTTTGATGCAAATGGTCAAAATCAGCATGAAATATTAAGCTATGATGGAAACAGTTTTAACAGTTTTGGGCAATTAAGTGAAGATATTGCAAATGTAGTAAACTTCACTGTGGATGGTAGTGAACTTCTATTGTTTGACCAAGCGTATATTTTCAACGTGTCTTCCAATGGTTATATTTCAAACTCTTCCACATTTGCAATTTCTGGTGTTTCATCTGGTGCTAATAGGCATAATGATTCTTTGCTATTTGGTTCtattttaaagaaaacCATTGGAAATCTCAATGACATGGCAGTATTATCTCCTGATGGACAAGTCTCCTCCCCAAATCTACCTCAATTCCCCGCAACTTACAGACCCTATAAAGCAACATATATTAACGATACTACAGTGGTTTATGCGCTTCAAGAGGTAAACAATAATAGCACCTCTTACAGGGTTGTGCTAACCAGTACTAATTCAACATCATCTCAATTGTTACAATTAGAATGGTCTGAACCTATTAATACGTTGTTGTTTAATGAAAGGGAGAACATTTTGGCAATAGGTACCAATGGGACATCAAAGTTGAATCAGAATGATGTCCAATTCTCTGTCGTGAACTTAACCGGGTTCGAAAGCGTTGCCAAACAAAGCTTTGATGGTACACAGTGTGTGAACTCAATGGTatcatttgaaaaaaataacagtATATTAGTTGGTGGTTCATATAAGGTTGAAGGTTGCCAAGATATATGTCTATATGATTACCGTAGTGATCAGTGGAAAAATTTCCTCAATGGATCTATTTCAGGTAAAATAAACCAATTACAGTTCTCGAATGAAGGAAGTACTTTACTAATAGGTGGTTTATTACAGGTAGATAATAAAACTGATATTCAGCTTCTGTCCCTTAACCTTACCAGCAATAATCTTTCGGTTATTAAATCTGGTTCGAAACCTTTGGTCTCCTTTTCTCTGATAGGACAATCTATCGATAATATCATAGCCCAAACCGAAGATGATTTGgaacaaattcaaaatgGAAATGTGAAATCAATACTCCCTCAATTGAACGAAAATTCCTCTATTGCTGGCTTTACTGTCTTGTCTTATCAAAATTCGAAAAAGAGGGCGGACACTTCCCATATAATACTATTGGATGGTGAATTGAACGCTCATGATTTTGGGACACTAAACTCTATGGTCTATGATGATGCCAGTCAGGAATGGTCACCGTTCTTCGTTACATCAGGATCTAAAGACTCTCAGAACCAACTACCaggttctttcttccaagaTATTGATAATCTTTATCTATCTTCCTCGCAAACTGTTCTAACGTCCAATAATTCTAGTCATGCGCCGGTTTCCACACCGAAACCAACACCTACCAAAAAACCATCGcacaaaaagaagaacaaaattaATAGAGGATGGATTGTTTTGATAGGACTGGCGTTGGCTCTAGCGACAATATCCGTCATTGGTCTAATTGGTGCCCTCTTCTCATACCTATTCATGAGCCATAAAGGATATGAATCTCTCAAACCACGGATCAATCAAGATGAAATGTTGGATACAATTCCTCCGGAGAAATTAATGAAATTTATATAA